The proteins below come from a single Roseiflexus sp. RS-1 genomic window:
- a CDS encoding GAF domain-containing sensor histidine kinase, with product MGQKSTLVDTYLRARLLGMVLVNVSLALLLVFLYLGLLILLSQFGIRDHATLHMLASVGLAVAVVPLRRRLVIISNHLLRLRWQDSEEILREFSAALSRTIEPDALRALLIDDLPGRLRLYSATLWMLEPPDDHVFVALGQEKHFPGATLLAQGASVNKLRRCGEYVRIPAHSDDEWVKPFVAQGVGLAFPLRIGSRLVGIYGCGWSMSRRGYSPQTISLLVTLAPAVASALENTRAYTEIARLNNQLRRLDKLKDEFIEHVGHELRTPVTSLSLALQLLTRQPELMRELIHVVRNSILQLETLVDRVLLMDHALEETEERLHRASSSIELLPLLEEIAETFMPAVRAKGLHLHVQAPEGLAVWGDVTTLRHALHEVVDNAIRYSDAGTVTITASLRDGLAVITIEDQGPGIPPEEQDLLFNAFYRGRRTRALADQPGAGLGLSLARRDVEALGGQIWLERTGSDGSVMCIAVPAVELSHEAVDRGSSS from the coding sequence GTGGGACAAAAATCCACATTGGTGGACACTTATCTACGGGCGCGATTGCTTGGCATGGTGCTGGTGAACGTGAGCCTGGCGCTCCTGCTGGTCTTTCTGTACCTTGGACTGCTTATCCTGTTATCGCAGTTCGGGATCCGGGATCACGCAACCCTGCATATGCTGGCGTCGGTCGGGCTGGCAGTTGCCGTCGTTCCGTTGCGACGACGGTTGGTGATAATCAGCAACCATCTCCTGCGCCTGCGCTGGCAGGATAGCGAAGAAATCCTGCGTGAGTTCAGCGCTGCACTCAGCCGCACCATCGAGCCGGACGCATTGCGCGCGCTCCTCATCGATGATCTGCCAGGTCGATTGCGATTGTACAGCGCAACGCTCTGGATGCTCGAACCGCCGGATGACCATGTGTTTGTCGCGCTTGGTCAGGAGAAACATTTTCCCGGTGCAACCCTGCTGGCGCAGGGAGCGAGTGTGAACAAACTGCGGCGCTGCGGTGAGTATGTGCGCATTCCAGCACACTCTGACGATGAATGGGTCAAACCCTTCGTGGCGCAGGGCGTAGGGCTTGCATTTCCGCTTCGCATCGGCAGTCGCCTGGTGGGGATCTACGGATGCGGCTGGTCGATGAGTCGACGCGGATACTCACCCCAGACGATCAGCCTGCTCGTCACGCTGGCGCCGGCGGTCGCCAGCGCACTCGAGAATACTCGCGCATACACCGAAATTGCGCGCCTGAACAATCAACTGCGTCGGCTCGATAAACTGAAGGACGAATTCATTGAGCACGTCGGTCACGAACTGCGCACGCCGGTCACGAGCCTTTCTCTGGCACTGCAACTGCTGACGCGCCAACCGGAACTGATGCGCGAACTCATCCACGTTGTACGCAACAGCATCCTGCAACTCGAGACGCTGGTCGACCGGGTGCTGCTGATGGATCACGCGCTCGAAGAAACAGAAGAGCGCCTGCATCGCGCCTCGTCATCGATCGAACTCCTTCCTTTGCTCGAAGAAATTGCCGAAACATTCATGCCAGCAGTGCGCGCAAAAGGGCTTCACCTGCACGTCCAGGCGCCTGAAGGACTTGCAGTATGGGGTGACGTCACCACGCTTCGTCATGCACTGCACGAAGTCGTCGATAACGCCATCCGATACAGTGACGCTGGAACGGTGACGATCACGGCATCCCTGCGTGATGGTCTTGCCGTTATCACTATCGAAGATCAGGGTCCAGGCATTCCACCCGAAGAGCAGGACTTGCTGTTCAATGCGTTTTATCGCGGGCGCCGCACCCGTGCGCTGGCAGATCAACCCGGCGCAGGGCTCGGACTGAGCCTGGCGCGTCGTGACGTCGAGGCTCTCGGCGGGCAGATCTGGCTGGAACGCACTGGCAGTGACGGATCGGTTATGTGCATCGCAGTACCGGCAGTGGAACTCTCGCATGAAGCAGTGGACAGAG